Below is a genomic region from Drosophila albomicans strain 15112-1751.03 chromosome 2R, ASM965048v2, whole genome shotgun sequence.
CATTTGTcattaagaattaaaatatatgtgcaattttaaatcaattatttattttatttatagatttgCAAATTTCATAGATTTTAATTTGTCATTCACAATTGAGGCAATGGGAATCAAAGTCACAGCTTTGATACCTTTGCTGTCGCTTCTGATAGGTCTAAGTCATAGCGTAAGAAAGTCCAaagattatatattttgtaaataaatttatatatttccaGACTGTTCAACGGATATAAGCCTTGGATTTTTGATACTTTTTTCGATGCTTGCAAGTTTATGAAGGACAAATCGAACAAAGCGGTTCAAGTCATATTCGATCTTATTAAAGAATATACGAGTATTAGCCATCCATGTCCATATGTGGTAAGTAATGAATCGTTTTCAAATATGTCGTTTAATACATTTCATATAGGGCCAACAATATCTTCGAGATTTCTACCCGGCTTTAGAAAAGTTTAGACTTCCTCTGCCGACTGGCGAATATCTTCTTTTGATGACCTGGATAGAATAGAAttcaactaaaaacaaatgtttactTTACATTTGTGGAggatttctatattttaaatatcaatggAATTTCATGATTATCGTTAATTGTTCATTTGATTGACGTTGTCACATAATAGGGACAGCAGATGATACAAGATTTTTATTTCAGAAGTGAGAAGCTTCCCACTCCAATACCCACAGGTGAATATTTGGTGCAACTAACTTGGATAATCAACAAGAAGCCAATAGCTGtaactaatttttatttcactttcgTGGAGGATCTGTGAAACAAACTAAGATTATAAAATTACTGTTAAATTCTACCTAAATTCAAGACAACTctattgatattatttaatatttaatttaattcattatcTATTATTTCGTCACGCACAATTTGAACATTTAATTGCACACAGTACTCTCAGCTTTTCTCCAATAACTCTCCACAACTCTTCACAACAGAGCTGAGCTTTTTTAAAGGGCTTGGCGGTCACTGATCGAAATGACAACAGCATCTCATTAATTTCGACTAATTACTTTTTGAGAGTGATCAATTTATTAACTCTCCGTTTCGTCAATAAAGTTATATTAAAATCGAATTATTGcgctaagtgtgtgtgtttttttttctttatattgtgaaaaaagaaaacatttattttgatttgtcaTTTACAATTGAAGCAATGGGAAGACAAGTCACAGCTTTTATACTTTTACTGTCACTTCTGATGGTTATAGGTCTTAGCGTAAGGAAGTCATACATTATATATGTtttactataatttatttacttgcagCATGGAGTTGTCTTTAAAATGACGAACGCTGTTTGCGAGTCCCACAACAAATCCTGGGTTATAATCGAGACTTGTCGACTTCGGGCCTTGCAGCGTAATAAGACGATACtcaatctttatttaaatgttttgcatCCTACGAATTCGGTTTCGATACGCATGCAAATCCAAAAGAAGTTCAACGGATATAAGCCTTGGATTGTTGATTTAACATTTGACGCTTGCAAGTTTATGAAGGACAAATCCAATAAAGCAGTTAAAGTTGTATTCGATCTTATTAATGGATATACGAGTCTTAACCATCCATGTCCCTATGTGGTAAGTGATAAATCATTTGtaattgaaacaatttaacaaagtTATTTTAGGGCCAACAATATCTTAGAGGTTTCTACCCGGCCATCGAAAAGTTTAGACTTCCGCTGCCCACTGGCGATTATGTGCTATTATTGACCTGGAAGTTCTACAATAGACTTCAATtagaaacaaatatttactttacattTGTGGAGGATttctaaatttgtaaatttcaatGGAATTTCATGAAAGTGTCAGCACATGTCAATTAGAGCACAAATATAACTACTTAAGAGCAAAAGTTATAGCATCACAAATAAACACTAAAAGTTAATAACTGATTAAAAtctcatttttatacccgctacccatagggtaaaagggtattataactttgtgccggcaaggtagaacgaggcattttcgaccctataaagtatatatattcttgatcagcgtcaacagccgagacgatatagccatgtccgtctgtccgtctgtccgtccgtccgtatgaaacactggatctcagagactataagagatagagctataatttttcgacagcatttgttatgtttgcacgcacatcaagtttgttttaaatttttgccacgcccacttccgcccccgcaaatcaaaaaaatcgaataacaagcgtaattgtaaaactagaatt
It encodes:
- the LOC117574150 gene encoding uncharacterized protein LOC117574150 translates to MTNAVCESHNKSWVIIETCRLRALQRNKTILNLYLNVLHPTNSVSIRMQIQKKFNGYKPWIVDLTFDACKFMKDKSNKAVKVVFDLINGYTSLNHPCPYVGQQYLRGFYPAIEKFRLPLPTGDYVLLLTWKFYNRLQLETNIYFTFVEDF